The following proteins come from a genomic window of Gottfriedia acidiceleris:
- a CDS encoding DUF3055 domain-containing protein, with product MFEKLYDDHENVRVRFVGFVTNDTRYDIGIVYTNMFFGKPLVICMQSRQCILLDRQDVSFPNQLKFLCKLKSEEEAMELAEYLADWLPSPSIEESYE from the coding sequence ATGTTTGAGAAATTATATGATGATCACGAAAATGTAAGAGTCCGATTTGTAGGCTTCGTTACGAACGATACAAGATACGATATTGGTATTGTATATACGAACATGTTCTTTGGAAAGCCCCTCGTCATCTGCATGCAGTCTAGACAATGCATTCTATTAGATCGACAGGATGTTTCATTTCCAAATCAGTTGAAATTTTTATGTAAACTAAAAAGCGAGGAAGAGGCAATGGAGCTCGCAGAATATTTAGCTGACTGGCTACCGTCACCAAGTATAGAAGAGAGTTATGAATAA
- a CDS encoding DUF1885 family protein, whose translation MVQQATIQLVDKSKYQEANLDLINNLINDYIQSSTKIGQQVDWNYERVSFPYSISNKKLDDQDALYLQSNDSRYKHFVVSIQDDKNIVITLLPNSTYGDKGKANELCRYLAQKIEAKLELFNNRIMYFYKR comes from the coding sequence ATGGTTCAACAAGCTACCATTCAATTAGTGGATAAATCAAAATACCAAGAAGCAAATTTAGATTTAATAAATAATTTAATAAATGATTACATACAATCTTCAACTAAAATCGGTCAACAAGTTGATTGGAATTATGAAAGGGTTTCCTTTCCTTATTCTATTTCAAATAAAAAATTAGATGACCAAGATGCACTTTATTTACAAAGCAATGACTCGCGTTATAAACATTTTGTTGTTTCCATTCAAGATGATAAAAATATCGTGATTACTCTGTTACCAAACTCAACTTATGGTGATAAAGGCAAAGCGAATGAGCTATGTAGATATTTAGCTCAAAAAATTGAAGCAAAGCTTGAATTATTTAACAATCGAATCATGTATTTTTACAAACGATAA
- the lpdA gene encoding dihydrolipoyl dehydrogenase, which yields MVVGDFAIELDTVVIGAGPGGYVAAIRAAQLGQKVAVIEKGNLGGVCLNVGCIPSKALITAGHRYETAKHSEDIGITAENVKVDFTKVQAWKSSVVNKLTGGVAGLLKGNKVEVIKGEAYFNDANTLRVITEESAQTYTFNNAIIATGSTPIEIPGFKWSNRVIDSTGALNLPEIPKKLVVIGGGYIGMELGTAYANFGTHVTILEAGDEILNGFEKSMSSIVKRGLQKKGNVDIVTKAFGKGVEETADGVTVKFEANGAMKEIEADYVLVTVGRFPNSRDMGLENVGVEINERGVITTDKQARTTIKNIYAIGDVIAGPPLAHKASYEGKVAAEAISGMSSQIEYLAIPAVVFTDPELATVGYTKKQADEEGLVVNVAKFPFGGNGRALSLNSTDGFVQLVSRKEDGVLVGAQVAGVNASDIISELGLAIEACMSVEDIAQTIHAHPTLGEISMEAAELAMGHPIHVLK from the coding sequence ATGGTAGTAGGAGATTTTGCAATTGAACTAGATACGGTCGTTATCGGTGCCGGTCCTGGTGGTTATGTTGCAGCAATTCGTGCAGCACAACTTGGACAAAAAGTTGCTGTTATTGAAAAAGGTAATCTTGGTGGGGTATGTTTAAACGTAGGTTGTATCCCTTCAAAAGCATTAATTACTGCTGGTCACCGTTATGAAACAGCTAAGCATTCTGAAGACATCGGTATTACAGCTGAAAATGTAAAAGTTGACTTTACAAAAGTTCAAGCTTGGAAAAGCAGTGTAGTTAATAAATTAACTGGCGGTGTAGCTGGCTTATTAAAAGGAAACAAAGTTGAAGTTATTAAAGGTGAAGCTTACTTTAATGATGCTAACACTCTTCGTGTTATTACTGAAGAATCAGCTCAAACTTATACTTTTAACAATGCGATCATCGCAACAGGTTCAACTCCAATCGAAATCCCTGGTTTCAAATGGAGCAACCGTGTAATCGATTCAACAGGTGCATTAAACTTACCTGAAATTCCAAAAAAATTAGTTGTTATTGGTGGCGGCTATATTGGTATGGAATTAGGTACTGCTTATGCTAACTTTGGTACACACGTAACAATTCTTGAAGCTGGTGACGAAATCTTAAATGGTTTTGAAAAATCTATGAGTTCAATTGTTAAACGTGGATTACAGAAAAAAGGTAATGTAGATATCGTAACAAAAGCGTTCGGTAAAGGCGTTGAAGAAACTGCAGATGGCGTAACAGTTAAATTCGAAGCTAATGGCGCAATGAAAGAAATCGAAGCTGATTATGTATTAGTAACAGTTGGACGTTTCCCGAACTCACGTGACATGGGCTTAGAAAATGTCGGAGTTGAAATTAACGAACGTGGTGTTATAACGACTGATAAACAAGCTCGTACAACAATTAAAAATATTTACGCAATTGGTGATGTAATTGCTGGTCCTCCATTAGCACACAAAGCTTCTTATGAAGGTAAAGTTGCTGCTGAGGCAATCAGTGGTATGTCAAGTCAAATCGAATACTTAGCAATCCCTGCAGTAGTATTTACAGACCCAGAATTAGCAACTGTTGGTTATACTAAAAAACAAGCAGATGAAGAAGGATTAGTTGTTAATGTAGCAAAATTCCCATTCGGTGGAAATGGTCGCGCATTATCTTTAAATTCAACTGATGGATTCGTACAATTAGTTTCTCGAAAAGAAGATGGAGTACTAGTTGGTGCTCAAGTTGCAGGTGTAAATGCATCAGATATTATTTCTGAGCTTGGTCTTGCAATTGAAGCTTGCATGAGCGTTGAGGATATTGCACAAACAATTCACGCTCACCCAACATTAGGTGAAATCTCAATGGAAGCTGCAGAATTAGCGATGGGTCATCCAATCCACGTTCTAAAATAA